In one window of Thermodesulfovibrionales bacterium DNA:
- a CDS encoding DNA polymerase ligase N-terminal domain-containing protein: MKLTEYASKRKFGKTPEPKPVKGTVPKLRTKPSKVVESGLSPHTRGDHLNFVVHKHAARRLHYDFRLELEGVLKSWAVPRGPSMDPSVKRLAVMVEDHPLEYRDFEGVIPEGNYGAGRVIIWDR; this comes from the coding sequence ATGAAATTAACGGAATACGCATCAAAACGGAAATTCGGGAAGACGCCCGAACCTAAGCCCGTCAAGGGGACTGTCCCAAAATTACGGACAAAGCCAAGCAAAGTCGTAGAATCGGGACTGTCCCCGCACACTCGGGGAGACCATCTCAATTTTGTTGTTCATAAGCACGCGGCCCGAAGGCTTCATTATGACTTCAGGCTCGAACTGGAAGGGGTCCTGAAGAGCTGGGCTGTGCCGCGAGGGCCCTCGATGGATCCCTCCGTGAAAAGGCTGGCAGTGATGGTTGAAGACCATCCGCTCGAATACAGGGATTTTGAGGGTGTCATCCCTGAGGGCAATTACGGCGCAGGACGAGTCATCATCTGGGACAGA